One Brassica napus cultivar Da-Ae chromosome A1, Da-Ae, whole genome shotgun sequence genomic region harbors:
- the LOC106455039 gene encoding ABC transporter C family member 8-like isoform X1, translating to MAVSIGSLPWCDVDSSCFQRSVIHLINLLFLCIFYFLVAASCVSKQFTTMSRNKGWTFVTAAICCLVTSITFIGAGLKFLIDDANNVFWVSCVVQGIICLSLAASLFVKGISKWINIVTSVWWVTFALLDSAEMIEMLSQGEGIRVLDIITWPMSFMLLICFYISLKASPAPQDCSETDLTDPLLTDKPARLATAGFFSILTFSWMNPLLLAGFKKPLCPEDIPSLLPEDEAKLAYTKFSQAWDTLLSEGSLTKERNLVFRATAKVYFKENIFTAVCALFRTIAIVSLPLMLYVFVDYANSDHRDLRIGLFNLSCLVFLKLVESLSMRHWYFAARRSGLRIRSALMVAVYKKQLKLSSLGRKQHSSGEIVNYIAVDAYRMGEFLWWFHSGWSVTLQLLLSTVVLFGVVGSGAFPGLILLLLCGLLNLPFAKMLKNSQTQFMMAQDKRLRSTSEILNSMKVIKLQSWEEEFKKQIESFRADEFKWLAKAQMTKAFGTFLYWLSPTIVSAVIFVACGLLKSAPLNASTIFTVLATLRVMSEPVRLIPEAISAIIQVNVSFDRINNFLLGDELKIDEVERSGLEKTGEVVDIQAGNFSWDPEMTKTPTLTNISLDINYGQTVAVCGQVGAGKSSLLHALLGEIPKVSGTVKVSGSIAYVSQTSWIQSGTIRDNILYGKPMEARRYNAAIAACALDKDLNDFRHGDLTEIGQRGLNLSGGQKQRIQLARAVYEDADVYLLDDPFSAVDAHTAGVLFHKCVEDSLREKTVVLVTHQVEFLSEVDQILVMEEGRITQSGKYEDLLMMGTAFQQLVNAHNESLGDFKQGGINREMGDIDIIEKVKEEIKTIDTRGIQLTQEEEVESGYVGLKPFLDYFRVSQGWFLLSATVLGQVGFVVFQAASTYWLAFAIGIPKLSTTMVIGVYSVISTLSAGFVYSRAVTTVYLGLKASKAFFSGFTNAVFKAPMLFFDSTPVGRILTRASSDMNILDFDIPSAFILVVVPAVELTAALIVMTYVTWQVIIIALLALAATKFVQDYYLASARELIRINGTTKAPVMNYAAETSLGVVTIRAFGTVDRFFKSYLNLVDADAALFFLSNAAMEWVIMRIEILQNLTLFTCALLLILIPKGYIAPGLVGLSLSYALTLTQTQVFLTRWYCTLSNSIISVERIKQYMSIPEEPPAVVDGRRPPSSWPSNGTIHLQELKIRYRPNAPLVLKGISCTFREGTRVGVVGRTGSGKSTLISALFRLVEPASGCILIDGIDISKIGLKDLRMKLSIIPQEPTLFRGCIRTNLDPLGVYSDDEIWKALEKCQLKTTISNLPNKLDSSVSEEGENWSVGQRQLFCLGRVLLKRNKILVLDEATASIDSATDAIIQKTIREEFAECTVITVAHRVPTVIDSDMVMVLSFGDLVEYNEPWKLMESDSYFSKLVAEYWASCRGHSSQNLQVHI from the exons ATGGCCGTCTCCATTG GGAGCCTACCATGGTGTGACGTTGACTCTTCTTGCTTCCAGAGAAGCGTCATACATCTCATAAATCTACTGTTCCTCTGCATCTTCTACTTTCTCGTGGCAGCTAGTTGCGTTTCCAAACAGTTTACTACCATGAGCCGCAACAAAGGATGGACCTTTGTCACTGCAGCTATATGCTGTCTTGTTACTAGCATCACTTTCATTGGTGCTGGTTTAAAATTTCTGATTGATGATGCTAATAACGTCTTTTGGGTTTCTTGCGTTGTTCAAGGCATCATTTGTCTCTCACTTGCGGCTTCTCTGTTTGTTAAAGGGATCTCAAAATGGATTAACATCGTTACATCTGTTTGGTGGGTGACTTTTGCTTTGTTGGATTCAGCTGAAATGATTGAGATGCTTTCACAGGGAGAAGGCATCAGAGTATTAGACATCATAACATGGCCTATGAGCTTTATGCTTCTCATTTGCTTCTACATATCTCTCAAAGCCTCTCCAGCTCCTCAAGATTGCAGTGAAACAGATCTCACTGATCCTCTATTAACTGACAAACCGGCGAGGTTGGCCACAGCTGGGTTTTTCAGCATCTTGACATTCTCTTGGATGAATCCTTTACTCTTGGCTGGTTTCAAGAAACCATTGTGCCCTGAAGACATCCCTAGTCTACTCCCAGAGGATGAGGCTAAGTTAGCTTACACTAAATTCTCTCAAGCATGGGATACACTTCTTTCAGAAGGAAGCTTAACTAAGGAAAGAAACTTAGTGTTTAGAGCTACAGCAAAAGTTTACTTCAAGGAGAACATATTCACAGCAGTTTGCGCCTTATTCAGAACCATTGCTATTGTATCTCTTCCACTAATGCTATACGTCTTTGTGGACTATGCAAACAGTGACCACCGTGATCTCCGCATCGGTCTCTTCAACTTATCTTGTCTAGTTTTCTTAAAGCTTGTTGAGTCCTTATCAATGAGACACTGGTACTTTGCAGCAAGAAGATCAGGGCTGAGGATCAGATCAGCGCTAATGGTTGCTGTCTACAAAAAGCAGCTGAAGCTATCAAGCTTGGGGAGGAAACAACATTCATCTGGAGAGATTGTGAACTACATCGCGGTCGATGCATACCGTATGGGAGAGTTCTTGTGGTGGTTCCACTCAGGATGGAGCGTTACACTGCAGCTTTTGCTATCTACAGTTGTACTTTTCGGTGTGGTTGGATCAGGAGCCTTTCCAGgtttgattcttcttctcctctgtgGTCTCCTCAACCTACCGTTTGCAAAGATGCTGAAGAACAGCCAGACGCAGTTCATGATGGCGCAGGATAAACGTCTGAGGTCAACCTCGGAGATTCTGAACAGTATGAAAGTCATTAAGCTGCAGTCATGGGAAGAGGAGTTCAAGAAACAGATTGAGTCTTTCCGTGCTGATGAGTTCAAATGGTTGGCTAAGGCTCAAATGACAAAGGCCTTTGGTACTTTCCTGTATTGGCTGTCTCCAACAATAGTTTCCGCTGTTATCTTTGTGGCGTGTGGTTTGCTGAAGAGCGCTCCGCTGAACGCAAGCACCATCTTCACTGTTTTAGCTACGCTGAGAGTTATGTCAGAGCCTGTTAGGCTTATACCTGAAGCCATTTCTGCTATCATACAAGTCAATGTGTCTTTTGACAGGATAAACAACTTCTTGCTTGGTGATGAGCTGAAGATTGATGAAGTTGAAAGAAGTGGTCTGGAGAAAACTGGAGAAGTAGTTGATATACAAGCTGGTAACTTCAGCTGGGATCCAGAGATGACAAAGACTCCAACTCTAACGAATATAAGTTTGGACATAAATTATGGGCAAACAGTTGCGGTTTGTGGACAAGTTGGTGCTGGAAAATCTTCATTGTTGCATGCATTACTCGGAGAGATACCTAAAGTTTCTGGAACT GTAAAGGTCTCTGGGTCCATAGCTTATGTTTCTCAGACCTCTTGGATCCAAAGTGGTACCATAAGGGACAACATCCTCTATGGAAAGCCAATGGAAGCCAGACGATACAACGCTGCTATTGCAGCATGTGCGTTGGATAAGGACTTAAATGACTTTAGACATGGTGATCTCACAGAGATAGGACAAAGAGGGCTTAACTTGAGTGGAGGACAAAAGCAAAGAATTCAGTTGGCACGTGCCGTCTATGAAGACGCTGATGTTTACCTGCTTGATGATCCTTTTAGTGCTGTGGATGCTCATACTGCTGGAGTTCTTTTTCAT AAATGTGTTGAGGACTCGCTGAGGGAGAAAACTGTCGTTCTGGTCACTCACCAAGTTGAATTTCTCTCAGAAGTTGATCAAATTCTG GTTATGGAAGAAGGAAGAATCACTCAATCAGGTAAGTATGAGGATCTCTTAATGATGGGGACTGCATTCCAACAGCTGGTGAATGCTCATAATGAAAGCCTGGGAGATTTTAAGCAAGGGGGTATAAACAGAGAGATGGGAGATATCGATATTATCgaaaaagtaaaagaagaaattaaaacaattgATACAAGAGGGATCCAACTTACACAAGAGGAAGAAGTAGAGTCAGGTTATGTTGGATTGAAACCTTTCTTGGACTACTTCCGTGTCTCCCAAGGATGGTTTCTTCTATCAGCAACCGTATTGGGACAGGTTGGTTTTGTAGTTTTCCAGGCTGCATCAACATACTGGCTTGCATTTGCTATTGGGATCCCTAAACTCTCAACTACGATGGTCATTGGCGTCTACAGCGTTATCTCCACTCTCAGTGCTGGTTTTGTATACTCCAGAGCTGTTACAACTGTCTATCTTGGGCTAAAAGCTTCCAAAGCTTTCTTCTCTGGTTTCACAAATGCAGTCTTCAAAGCTCCCATGCTGTTCTTTGATTCTACTCCAGTTGGACGCATTCTTACTCGA GCTTCATCTGATATGAACATCTTGGACTTTGACATTCCATCTGCGTTCATACTTGTGGTAGTACCTGCTGTTGAGCTCACTGCTGCTCTTATCGTCATGACATATGTTACATGGCAAGTGATTATCATAGCTCTTCTTGCTTTGGCAGCCACCAAATTTGTTCAG GATTACTATCTAGCCTCTGCAAGGGAGCTGATTAGGATCAACGGAACAACTAAAGCACCAGTGATGAATTATGCTGCAGAAACCTCACTTGGAGTTGTGACAATAAGAGCTTTTGGAACGGTAGATAGATTCTTTAAAAGCTACCTAAACCTAGTTGATGCAGATGCGGCgctattttttttgtctaatgcAGCCATGGAATGGGTCATTATGAGGATAGAGATTCTTCAGAATTTGACTTTATTCACCTGTGCACTATTGCTTATCCTTATTCCCAAGGGCTACATAGCTCCAG GCCTAGTTGGGCTCTCACTCTCATATGCACTAACATTGACACAAACTCAGGTGTTTCTAACCAGATGGTATTGTACCTTATCGAACTCCATCATTTCGGTAGAGAGGATAAAACAGTATATGAGCATACCAGAAGAACCTCCTGCGGTTGTGGATGGTAGAAGACCACCGTCCTCGTGGCCTTCCAATGGTACAATTCACTTGCAGGAGCTTAAGATAAGATACCGTCCCAATGCTCCATTGGTTCTCAAAGGAATCTCTTGCACGTTCAGGGAAGGGACAAGAGTGGGAGTTGTGGGGAGAACTGGAAGTGGGAAAAGCACTTTGATCAGTGCTTTATTTCGTTTGGTAGAACCAGCAAGTGGTTGCATATTGATTGATGGTATTGACATAAGTAAGATTGGTCTGAAAGACCTGAGGATGAAACTCAGCATCATTCCTCAAGAGCCAACTCTTTTCCGTGGCTGCATAAGGACCAACCTTGATCCTTTAGGTGTTTACTCCGACGATGAAATCTGGaag GCTCTCGAGAAGTGTCAGCTCAAGACAACGATTAGCAATCTGCCTAATAAACTTGATTCATCAG TGAGTGAGGAAGGAGAGAACTGGAGTGTGGGACAGAGACAGTTGTTCTGTCTGGGGAGAGTGCTGTTgaagagaaacaaaatattggtGTTAGATGAAGCTACAGCTTCCATTGATTCAGCCACTGATGCAATCATTCAGAAGACTATAAGAGAGGAGTTTGCCGAGTGCACGGTGATAACAGTTGCGCATAGAGTACCAACGGTTATAGATAGTGACATGGTCATGGTTCTCTCATTTG GTGATCTCGTGGAGTACAACGAGCCTTGGAAGCTGATGGAGAGTGATTCTTACTTCTCCAAGCTAGTTGCTGAGTACTGGGCAAGTTGCAGAGGACATTCTTCTCAGAATCTTCAAGTCCACATCTAA
- the LOC106455039 gene encoding ABC transporter C family member 8-like isoform X2, which translates to MHTVWESSCGGSTQDGALHCSFCYLQLYFSVWLDQEPFQDKRLRSTSEILNSMKVIKLQSWEEEFKKQIESFRADEFKWLAKAQMTKAFGTFLYWLSPTIVSAVIFVACGLLKSAPLNASTIFTVLATLRVMSEPVRLIPEAISAIIQVNVSFDRINNFLLGDELKIDEVERSGLEKTGEVVDIQAGNFSWDPEMTKTPTLTNISLDINYGQTVAVCGQVGAGKSSLLHALLGEIPKVSGTVKVSGSIAYVSQTSWIQSGTIRDNILYGKPMEARRYNAAIAACALDKDLNDFRHGDLTEIGQRGLNLSGGQKQRIQLARAVYEDADVYLLDDPFSAVDAHTAGVLFHKCVEDSLREKTVVLVTHQVEFLSEVDQILVMEEGRITQSGKYEDLLMMGTAFQQLVNAHNESLGDFKQGGINREMGDIDIIEKVKEEIKTIDTRGIQLTQEEEVESGYVGLKPFLDYFRVSQGWFLLSATVLGQVGFVVFQAASTYWLAFAIGIPKLSTTMVIGVYSVISTLSAGFVYSRAVTTVYLGLKASKAFFSGFTNAVFKAPMLFFDSTPVGRILTRASSDMNILDFDIPSAFILVVVPAVELTAALIVMTYVTWQVIIIALLALAATKFVQDYYLASARELIRINGTTKAPVMNYAAETSLGVVTIRAFGTVDRFFKSYLNLVDADAALFFLSNAAMEWVIMRIEILQNLTLFTCALLLILIPKGYIAPGLVGLSLSYALTLTQTQVFLTRWYCTLSNSIISVERIKQYMSIPEEPPAVVDGRRPPSSWPSNGTIHLQELKIRYRPNAPLVLKGISCTFREGTRVGVVGRTGSGKSTLISALFRLVEPASGCILIDGIDISKIGLKDLRMKLSIIPQEPTLFRGCIRTNLDPLGVYSDDEIWKALEKCQLKTTISNLPNKLDSSVSEEGENWSVGQRQLFCLGRVLLKRNKILVLDEATASIDSATDAIIQKTIREEFAECTVITVAHRVPTVIDSDMVMVLSFGDLVEYNEPWKLMESDSYFSKLVAEYWASCRGHSSQNLQVHI; encoded by the exons ATGCATACCGTATGGGAGAGTTCTTGTGGTGGTTCCACTCAGGATGGAGCGTTACACTGCAGCTTTTGCTATCTACAGTTGTACTTTTCGGTGTGGTTGGATCAGGAGCCTTTCCAG GATAAACGTCTGAGGTCAACCTCGGAGATTCTGAACAGTATGAAAGTCATTAAGCTGCAGTCATGGGAAGAGGAGTTCAAGAAACAGATTGAGTCTTTCCGTGCTGATGAGTTCAAATGGTTGGCTAAGGCTCAAATGACAAAGGCCTTTGGTACTTTCCTGTATTGGCTGTCTCCAACAATAGTTTCCGCTGTTATCTTTGTGGCGTGTGGTTTGCTGAAGAGCGCTCCGCTGAACGCAAGCACCATCTTCACTGTTTTAGCTACGCTGAGAGTTATGTCAGAGCCTGTTAGGCTTATACCTGAAGCCATTTCTGCTATCATACAAGTCAATGTGTCTTTTGACAGGATAAACAACTTCTTGCTTGGTGATGAGCTGAAGATTGATGAAGTTGAAAGAAGTGGTCTGGAGAAAACTGGAGAAGTAGTTGATATACAAGCTGGTAACTTCAGCTGGGATCCAGAGATGACAAAGACTCCAACTCTAACGAATATAAGTTTGGACATAAATTATGGGCAAACAGTTGCGGTTTGTGGACAAGTTGGTGCTGGAAAATCTTCATTGTTGCATGCATTACTCGGAGAGATACCTAAAGTTTCTGGAACT GTAAAGGTCTCTGGGTCCATAGCTTATGTTTCTCAGACCTCTTGGATCCAAAGTGGTACCATAAGGGACAACATCCTCTATGGAAAGCCAATGGAAGCCAGACGATACAACGCTGCTATTGCAGCATGTGCGTTGGATAAGGACTTAAATGACTTTAGACATGGTGATCTCACAGAGATAGGACAAAGAGGGCTTAACTTGAGTGGAGGACAAAAGCAAAGAATTCAGTTGGCACGTGCCGTCTATGAAGACGCTGATGTTTACCTGCTTGATGATCCTTTTAGTGCTGTGGATGCTCATACTGCTGGAGTTCTTTTTCAT AAATGTGTTGAGGACTCGCTGAGGGAGAAAACTGTCGTTCTGGTCACTCACCAAGTTGAATTTCTCTCAGAAGTTGATCAAATTCTG GTTATGGAAGAAGGAAGAATCACTCAATCAGGTAAGTATGAGGATCTCTTAATGATGGGGACTGCATTCCAACAGCTGGTGAATGCTCATAATGAAAGCCTGGGAGATTTTAAGCAAGGGGGTATAAACAGAGAGATGGGAGATATCGATATTATCgaaaaagtaaaagaagaaattaaaacaattgATACAAGAGGGATCCAACTTACACAAGAGGAAGAAGTAGAGTCAGGTTATGTTGGATTGAAACCTTTCTTGGACTACTTCCGTGTCTCCCAAGGATGGTTTCTTCTATCAGCAACCGTATTGGGACAGGTTGGTTTTGTAGTTTTCCAGGCTGCATCAACATACTGGCTTGCATTTGCTATTGGGATCCCTAAACTCTCAACTACGATGGTCATTGGCGTCTACAGCGTTATCTCCACTCTCAGTGCTGGTTTTGTATACTCCAGAGCTGTTACAACTGTCTATCTTGGGCTAAAAGCTTCCAAAGCTTTCTTCTCTGGTTTCACAAATGCAGTCTTCAAAGCTCCCATGCTGTTCTTTGATTCTACTCCAGTTGGACGCATTCTTACTCGA GCTTCATCTGATATGAACATCTTGGACTTTGACATTCCATCTGCGTTCATACTTGTGGTAGTACCTGCTGTTGAGCTCACTGCTGCTCTTATCGTCATGACATATGTTACATGGCAAGTGATTATCATAGCTCTTCTTGCTTTGGCAGCCACCAAATTTGTTCAG GATTACTATCTAGCCTCTGCAAGGGAGCTGATTAGGATCAACGGAACAACTAAAGCACCAGTGATGAATTATGCTGCAGAAACCTCACTTGGAGTTGTGACAATAAGAGCTTTTGGAACGGTAGATAGATTCTTTAAAAGCTACCTAAACCTAGTTGATGCAGATGCGGCgctattttttttgtctaatgcAGCCATGGAATGGGTCATTATGAGGATAGAGATTCTTCAGAATTTGACTTTATTCACCTGTGCACTATTGCTTATCCTTATTCCCAAGGGCTACATAGCTCCAG GCCTAGTTGGGCTCTCACTCTCATATGCACTAACATTGACACAAACTCAGGTGTTTCTAACCAGATGGTATTGTACCTTATCGAACTCCATCATTTCGGTAGAGAGGATAAAACAGTATATGAGCATACCAGAAGAACCTCCTGCGGTTGTGGATGGTAGAAGACCACCGTCCTCGTGGCCTTCCAATGGTACAATTCACTTGCAGGAGCTTAAGATAAGATACCGTCCCAATGCTCCATTGGTTCTCAAAGGAATCTCTTGCACGTTCAGGGAAGGGACAAGAGTGGGAGTTGTGGGGAGAACTGGAAGTGGGAAAAGCACTTTGATCAGTGCTTTATTTCGTTTGGTAGAACCAGCAAGTGGTTGCATATTGATTGATGGTATTGACATAAGTAAGATTGGTCTGAAAGACCTGAGGATGAAACTCAGCATCATTCCTCAAGAGCCAACTCTTTTCCGTGGCTGCATAAGGACCAACCTTGATCCTTTAGGTGTTTACTCCGACGATGAAATCTGGaag GCTCTCGAGAAGTGTCAGCTCAAGACAACGATTAGCAATCTGCCTAATAAACTTGATTCATCAG TGAGTGAGGAAGGAGAGAACTGGAGTGTGGGACAGAGACAGTTGTTCTGTCTGGGGAGAGTGCTGTTgaagagaaacaaaatattggtGTTAGATGAAGCTACAGCTTCCATTGATTCAGCCACTGATGCAATCATTCAGAAGACTATAAGAGAGGAGTTTGCCGAGTGCACGGTGATAACAGTTGCGCATAGAGTACCAACGGTTATAGATAGTGACATGGTCATGGTTCTCTCATTTG GTGATCTCGTGGAGTACAACGAGCCTTGGAAGCTGATGGAGAGTGATTCTTACTTCTCCAAGCTAGTTGCTGAGTACTGGGCAAGTTGCAGAGGACATTCTTCTCAGAATCTTCAAGTCCACATCTAA
- the LOC106379245 gene encoding mitogen-activated protein kinase kinase 5: protein MNPIQPPPSPMKSRFRKRPDLSLPLPNRDVALAVPLPLPPPPSTTSAPTSGSAISPNVSAAKSLSELERVNRIGSGAGGTVYKVIHRPTSKPFALKVIYGNHEDNVRRQICREIEILRSVDHANVVKCHDMFDHNGEIQVLLEFMDGGCLEGVHVSREEELSDMSRQILSGLAYLHRHHIVHRDIKPSNLLIDSEKNVKIADFGVSRILAQTMDPCNSSVGTIAYMSPERINTDLNHGRYNGYAGDVWSLGVSILEFYLGRFPFAVSRQGDWASLMCAICMSQPPEAPATASEEFRHFVSCCLQSDPPKRWSAQQLLQHPFILKSTRAPGS, encoded by the coding sequence ATGAACCCGATTCAGCCCCCTCCTTCCCCGATGAAGAGCCGCTTCCGTAAACGTCCTGACCTCAGCCTACCACTCCCTAACCGCGACGTAGCCCTCGCTGTGCCTCTCCCCCTCCCTCCTCCTCCCTCCACAACCTCCGCGCCCACGTCAGGCTCCGCCATCTCCCCCAACGTCTCCGCCGCGAAAAGCTTGTCCGAGCTAGAACGTGTCAACCGCATCGGAAGCGGCGCGGGAGGAACGGTTTACAAAGTGATCCACCGTCCGACTTCGAAACCCTTCGCTCTCAAGGTCATCTACGGTAACCATGAAGACAACGTGAGGCGCCAGATCTGTCGCGAGATAGAGATCTTGCGAAGCGTCGATCACGCCAACGTCGTGAAATGCCACGATATGTTTGATCACAACGGGGAGATTCAGGTCTTGCTTGAGTTCATGGACGGAGGATGTCTCGAGGGAGTGCACGTGTCGCGAGAGGAGGAGCTCTCGGACATGTCGCGGCAGATTCTCAGCGGGTTGGCTTATCTCCACCGTCACCACATCGTCCACCGCGACATCAAGCCGTCGAATCTTTTGATCGACTCGGAGAAGAACGTTAAGATCGCTGATTTTGGAGTGAGTAGGATCTTGGCGCAGACCATGGATCCTTGTAACTCCTCGGTTGGTACCATTGCTTACATGAGCCCCGAGAGGATTAACACTGATCTGAATCATGGACGTTACAACGGTTACGCTGGAGATGTGTGGAGTCTCGGTGTTAGCATCTTGGAGTTTTACTTGGGGAGGTTTCCTTTTGCTGTGAGTAGACAAGGTGACTGGGCGAGTCTAATGTGCGCCATTTGTATGTCTCAGCCGCCTGAAGCTCCGGCCACGGCGTCTGAGGAGTTTCGTCACTTTGTGTCTTGTTGTTTGCAGAGTGATCCTCCCAAGAGATGGTCTGCGCAACAGCTTCTGCAGCACCCTTTCATACTCAAATCAACCAGAGCTCCGGGGTCTTAG
- the LOC106365601 gene encoding RNA-binding protein, mRNA-processing factor 2a: MAGAGIHPYHQQWPPTGAPPPPSAVSSAPPPHPPPVHHHHPPPPGLADRPPYDELRTIFIAGLPDDVKERELLNLLRWLPGYEASQVNFKGEKPMGFALFSTAQFALAARDALQHLVFDAESKSVLHAEMAKKNLFVKRGIVGDSNAYDQSKRLRTGGDCTHSVYSPSPFHPPPPQVWGPPHGYLSPAAPPYDPYGGYHAPPVPMPPSAPIAAPSSYVPVQNVKDNPPCNTLFIGNLGENINEEELRSLLSAQPGFKQMKVLRQERHTVCFIEFEDVNSATNVHHNLQGAVIPSSGSVGMRIQFSKNPYGKRKEGGGHSFFPSPSANGAQGALTYQ, translated from the exons ATGGCCGGCGCCGGAATCCACCCTTACCACCAGCAGTGGCCGCCTACAGGAGCTCCGCCTCCTCCGTCGGCAGTATCATCAGCTCCTCCACCACATCCCCCTCCTGTACATCATCATCACCCTCCTCCCCCTGGTTTAGCTGATCGTCCTCCTTATGACGAG CTTCGGACAATCTTCATCGCGGGTCTTCCTGATGAtgtgaaagagagagagcttcTGAACCTCTTGAGATGGTTGCCAGGTTACGAGGCATCTCAGGTGAACTTCAAGGGAGAGAAGCCCATGGGTTTTGCTCTTTTCTCCACTGCACAGTTTGCATTGGCTGCCAGAGATGCCCTTCAG CATCTGGTATTTGATGCGGAGTCCAAGTCTGTGTTACATGCAGAGATGGCCAAGAAGAATCTCTTTGTTAAAAGAG GAATCGTTGGGGATTCAAATGCTTATGATCAAAGTAAGCGTCTAAGAACTGGTGGTGACTGCACACACTCTGTTTATAGTCCGTCTCCCTTCCACCCTCCACCACCTCAAGTTTGGGGTCCACCTCATGG GTATTTGTCACCCGCAGCTCCACCATATGATCCCTATGGAGGTTACCATGCTCCCCCTGTACCAATGCCTCCGTCTGCACCTATAGCAGCTCCTAGCTCTTATGTGCCTGTCCAG AATGTTAAGGATAACCCTCCTTGCAATACCCTATTTATTGGTAATCTCGGGGAGAATATAAACGAAGAAGAATTGAGGAGCCTGTTGAGCGC GCAGCCTGGTTTCAagcaaatgaaggttcttagaCAAGAAAGGCACACAGTTTGCTTTATTGAATTCGAG GATGTGAATAGTGCCACAAACGTTCACCATAATTTGCAAGGCGCTGTCATTCCAAGCTCTGGTTCAGTTGGCATGAGGATCCA ATTTTCCAAGAATCCATATGGGAAAAGGAAGGAAGGTGGCGGCCATTCTTTCTTTCCTTCACCGAGCGCTAATGGAGCTCAAGGAGCCTTGACGTATCAGTAG
- the LOC106455067 gene encoding ATP synthase subunit epsilon, mitochondrial has protein sequence MASSAAVPFWRAAGMTYITYSNICANLVRKCLKEPFKAESMNREKVHFSLSKWADGKPQKPVLRSDAPEVSDF, from the exons ATGGCATCGAGCGCGGCGGTTCCGTTCTGGAGAGCAGCGGGGATGACGTACATAACGTACTCAAACATCTGCGCGAATCTGGTGAGGAAATGTCTAAAGGAACCTTTCAAGGCGGAATCAATGAATCGCGAGAAGGTTCACTTCTCCCTCTCCAAATGGGCTGACGGAAAGCCTCAGAAAccag TTTTGCGCTCAGATGCACCTGAAGTTTCAGACTTTTGA
- the LOC106345166 gene encoding glutamyl-tRNA reductase-binding protein, chloroplastic: protein MKLLPTQSSALFTLLPSPNFSKPIDKRGFVTPKRYPSPPISLRCSVSTASDTPSTATNHHLSTNHKPFPAEVSRSIMELSSVGTLSTLTHDGWPLGVGVRFAVEQDGTPVLCLSRSFSPDKRSSLHVQLEQCGLRTPQCTIQGSIARPGDDNALKRVSATWRKKFGEEVEEDSLYVVAVDRVLQIEDFMEDGVWVASSDYKKASPDPLRDVAEDIVNQINANNMEDIFRFCNVYVDLDFVVSETKMIWMDRLGFDLRVWSPRGVYDVRIPFPMEVTDEKGAKSSFNGMSQLAWEVEKSYCPADFNKVKLLKQVVGSSHKGGQ, encoded by the exons ATGAAGCTCCTCCCAACCCAATCCTCCGCTCTCTTCACTCTCCTCCCATCTCCGAATTTCTCGAAACCCATCGACAAACGCGGCTTCGTCACTCCAAAACGATACCCATCTCCTCCAATCTCCCTCCGATGCTCCGTTTCCACCGCTTCAGACACTCCGTCGACGGCCACCAACCATCATCTCTCTACAAACCACAAGCCCTTCCCGGCGGAGGTTTCGAGGAGCATCATGGAGCTTTCCTCCGTCGGAACTCTCTCCACTCTGACCCACGACGGCTGGCCCCTCGGCGTCGGAGTTCGCTTCGCCGTTGAACAAGACGGCACCCCTGTTCTTTGCCTCAGTCGCAGTTTCTCTCCCGACAAAAGGTCTTCCCTTCATGTTCAG TTGGAGCAATGTGGATTGAGGACTCCTCAGTGTACGATACAAGGTAGCATTGCTCGACCTGGAGACGATAATGCTCTTAAG CGTGTTAGTGCTACATGGAGGAAAAAGTTTGGGGAAGAAGTTGAGGAAGACAGTTTATATGTTGTTGCAGTTGACCGTGTACTCCAAATTGAAGACTTCATGGAG GATGGTGTTTGGGTGGCGTCATCAGATTATAAAAAAGCGAGTCCTGATCCTCTACGTGATGTTGCAGAAGACATTGTCAACCAGATTAATGCCAACAACATGGAGGACATCTTCCGTTTCTGCAACGTATACGTTGACCTGGACTTTGTG GTTTCAGAGACAAAGATGATATGGATGGATAGGCTTGGATTCGACCTTCGAGTATGGTCTCCACGAGGTGTATATGACGTGAGGATTCCGTTTCCAATGGAAGTAACAGATGAAAAGGGAGCAAAATCATCGTTTAATGGAATGTCACAGCTTGCTTGGGAAGTAGAGAAAAGCTACTGCCCTGCAGATTTCAACAAGGTTAAATTACTGAAGCAAGTAGTTGGATCATCACACAAGGGAGGACAATAA